From one Streptomyces sp. ICC1 genomic stretch:
- a CDS encoding NAD(P)H-dependent oxidoreductase, producing MPATASTPTSPTSPVSDEDAPLRVTVIVASVREGRQGPAVTEWFLGAARAHGGLELDVIDLADVDLPLAMPAWGSSPSPRAAAALAEVTPRLAAADAFVIVTPEYNHSFPAALKNLIDWHHGQWHAKPAGFVSYGGLGGGLRAVEQLRLVFAELHAMTVRDSVSLHGPWSGLGEDGVPRDTAVSEGAVKGMLGQLTWWGRALRAARTSRPYQG from the coding sequence ATGCCTGCCACCGCCTCCACTCCCACCTCCCCCACCTCCCCCGTCTCCGATGAGGACGCACCGCTGCGCGTCACGGTGATCGTCGCCAGCGTCCGCGAGGGCCGCCAGGGCCCCGCCGTCACCGAGTGGTTCCTCGGCGCCGCCCGGGCACACGGCGGCCTGGAGCTCGACGTCATCGACCTCGCCGACGTCGATCTGCCGCTGGCCATGCCCGCCTGGGGCAGCTCCCCGAGCCCCCGGGCGGCGGCCGCCCTGGCGGAGGTGACCCCGCGGCTGGCCGCCGCCGACGCCTTCGTCATCGTCACCCCCGAGTACAACCACAGCTTCCCGGCCGCCCTGAAGAACCTCATCGACTGGCACCACGGGCAGTGGCACGCGAAGCCCGCCGGCTTCGTCTCCTACGGCGGCCTCGGCGGCGGCCTGCGCGCCGTCGAGCAGCTGCGGCTGGTCTTCGCCGAGCTGCACGCCATGACCGTCCGCGACTCCGTGAGCCTGCACGGGCCGTGGTCGGGGCTCGGCGAGGACGGGGTGCCGCGCGACACCGCCGTGTCCGAGGGCGCCGTCAAGGGAATGCTCGGCCAGCTGACCTGGTGGGGCCGGGCGCTGCGCGCCGCCCGCACGAGCCGTCCGTACCAGGGCTGA
- a CDS encoding class E sortase: MTATSTPPVDVRPDPAGAVTAPAGRPGSPGLWATGAALSILGALLLGFVAEVGPLGHLRHERDRRVGYAQLREGLANATAPLGPTSPGTPVALLEIPQIGLREVVREATTSEVLTAGPGHRRDTVLPGQPGTSIIMGRQAGYGGPFAHIADLARGETFLVVTGQGEHTYKVLGVRRAGDPVPSRPAGDAGRLTLMTADGTPYMPDGVVQVDAELTTPAQQSGGRTPGRLAADEAPLGSQTSAWFPLVLWAQGLLLAAAALAWARLRWGRAHTWLVGFPVLAALGLAVADQAALLLPNLL, from the coding sequence ATGACAGCCACCTCCACCCCGCCGGTGGACGTGCGCCCCGACCCCGCCGGAGCCGTCACGGCTCCGGCGGGGCGTCCGGGTTCACCGGGCCTGTGGGCCACCGGCGCGGCCCTGTCCATCCTGGGCGCCCTGCTCCTCGGCTTCGTCGCCGAGGTCGGCCCGCTCGGCCACCTCCGCCACGAGCGGGACCGCCGGGTGGGGTACGCGCAGCTGCGGGAGGGGCTCGCCAACGCCACCGCCCCGCTGGGTCCGACGAGCCCGGGCACACCGGTCGCGCTGCTGGAGATCCCGCAGATCGGCCTGCGCGAGGTCGTCCGCGAGGCGACCACCTCCGAGGTGCTGACCGCCGGGCCGGGGCACCGCCGCGACACCGTGCTGCCCGGCCAGCCCGGCACCAGCATCATCATGGGCCGACAGGCGGGCTACGGCGGCCCGTTCGCCCACATCGCGGACCTGGCGCGCGGGGAGACCTTCCTCGTCGTCACCGGCCAGGGCGAGCACACGTACAAGGTGCTGGGCGTGCGGCGCGCGGGCGACCCGGTGCCCTCCCGGCCGGCCGGGGACGCGGGCCGGCTCACGCTCATGACCGCCGACGGCACCCCGTACATGCCCGACGGAGTGGTCCAGGTGGACGCCGAACTCACCACGCCCGCCCAGCAGTCCGGCGGCCGCACCCCGGGGCGCCTCGCCGCGGACGAGGCCCCGCTGGGCAGCCAGACCTCGGCCTGGTTCCCGCTGGTCCTGTGGGCCCAGGGACTACTGCTCGCCGCTGCCGCCCTGGCCTGGGCCCGGCTCCGCTGGGGCCGCGCGCACACCTGGCTGGTCGGCTTCCCGGTCCTGGCCGCGCTCGGTCTGGCGGTCGCCGACCAGGCCGCCCTCCTCCTGCCCAACCTCCTGTGA
- a CDS encoding prenyltransferase/squalene oxidase repeat-containing protein, whose protein sequence is MLRGGDSRGENPWAVGGPGGEPAAGERVVDEGATAPNHFFTTEVVFALAAADAKSPAARKAADFLATPAQTDAYAYPAGKDGIPDATAAARLALVAEATGKDPRAFGGRDLLGDLVKYVCPRDIGVGDPVEGCLTKGDFRTTGQSDAQAMAVIALLGGGVTPPADAVNRLTALQCEDGGFTGVLIRSGGWCDSDANSTGLITLALKRAGGHDAAVQKARAYLKKSQLPTAAWPSASSMTTGSPASTAWAVQALRALGDDAFADAGLSWLSRHQFLGAGFGFEEDDTESRLFPTSTVALAGAKSDLVTLTTKKVDPPTPPAGAAPDLVKGTAYLTDRGRLVQGRYYESGPGTGFADYGLTIDGAYALAATGKDNTALRGIVDFLDKGGKDGKGRGIHDWTLIGTKYAAGGSIGKTALLAEAVGRDPRAFGGQDLIAALAKGTCTARTETAGQCAAKGNYTYATSVFSQSLGVMAQVRAGETAAAAEPIAYLKSLQDPSGGWVSLIGEPSGTEVDSTAMAAMTLDLLPDAGSQAAVDKGLAWLAGRQKEDGGFPGASGNSVNSAALAVQGLSLDSSKYAVQIARARAFLASRQNGDGGFDIAKGGQPGSDVRASTQALGGTTGISFGTLARSLEGTAPEPLPSTSVLPSASPSASPTAPVIVTPGEDAGAAGSSGGSGSGGGGALASTGPRVGGLAAAALVLALGGWGLTRAAKRRRENTGSRA, encoded by the coding sequence GTGCTTCGGGGCGGGGACAGCCGCGGCGAAAACCCGTGGGCCGTCGGTGGGCCGGGCGGTGAGCCAGCAGCCGGCGAACGGGTCGTCGACGAGGGTGCCACCGCCCCGAACCACTTCTTCACGACCGAGGTCGTCTTCGCCCTGGCCGCGGCCGACGCCAAGAGCCCGGCGGCGCGCAAGGCGGCCGACTTCCTGGCCACGCCCGCGCAGACGGACGCGTACGCCTACCCGGCGGGCAAGGACGGGATACCCGACGCCACCGCCGCCGCGCGCCTGGCCCTCGTCGCCGAGGCGACCGGCAAGGACCCGCGCGCCTTCGGCGGGCGCGACCTGCTCGGCGACCTCGTGAAGTACGTCTGCCCCCGGGACATCGGGGTCGGCGATCCGGTCGAAGGCTGCCTCACCAAGGGCGACTTCCGCACCACCGGCCAGTCCGACGCGCAGGCCATGGCCGTCATCGCCCTGCTGGGCGGCGGCGTGACGCCCCCCGCCGACGCCGTGAACCGGCTGACGGCCCTCCAGTGCGAGGACGGCGGCTTCACCGGCGTCCTGATCCGCTCCGGCGGCTGGTGCGACAGCGACGCGAACTCCACCGGCCTGATCACCCTGGCCCTCAAGCGGGCCGGCGGCCACGACGCCGCCGTCCAGAAGGCACGGGCCTACCTCAAGAAGTCGCAGCTCCCGACGGCCGCTTGGCCCTCCGCCTCCTCCATGACGACCGGCAGCCCGGCCTCCACCGCCTGGGCCGTCCAGGCGCTGCGCGCCCTCGGCGACGACGCCTTCGCGGACGCCGGCCTCTCCTGGCTCTCGCGGCACCAGTTCCTCGGGGCCGGCTTCGGCTTCGAGGAGGACGACACCGAATCGCGGCTGTTCCCCACCTCCACGGTCGCCCTCGCGGGCGCCAAGAGCGACCTCGTCACGCTGACCACCAAGAAGGTGGACCCGCCCACGCCTCCGGCCGGAGCGGCGCCTGACCTCGTGAAGGGCACCGCCTACCTCACCGACCGCGGCCGCCTGGTCCAGGGCCGCTACTACGAGAGCGGCCCGGGCACCGGCTTCGCCGACTACGGCCTGACCATCGACGGCGCCTACGCGCTGGCCGCCACCGGCAAGGACAACACCGCGCTGCGGGGCATCGTCGACTTCCTCGACAAGGGCGGCAAGGACGGCAAGGGCCGCGGCATCCACGACTGGACCCTCATCGGCACCAAGTACGCGGCGGGCGGCTCCATCGGCAAGACGGCCCTCCTCGCCGAGGCCGTGGGCCGCGACCCGCGCGCCTTCGGCGGCCAGGACCTGATCGCGGCCCTCGCCAAGGGAACCTGCACGGCCAGGACCGAGACGGCCGGGCAGTGCGCGGCCAAGGGCAACTACACCTACGCGACCTCGGTCTTCTCCCAGTCGCTCGGTGTCATGGCCCAGGTCCGCGCCGGGGAGACGGCCGCGGCGGCCGAGCCGATCGCCTACCTCAAGAGCCTCCAGGACCCGTCCGGCGGGTGGGTCAGCCTGATCGGTGAACCCAGCGGCACCGAGGTCGACTCCACCGCGATGGCCGCCATGACCCTGGACCTGCTGCCCGACGCCGGCTCGCAGGCTGCCGTGGACAAGGGCCTCGCCTGGCTCGCCGGCCGGCAGAAGGAGGACGGCGGATTCCCCGGCGCCTCCGGCAACTCCGTCAACTCGGCGGCCCTCGCCGTCCAGGGCCTGTCCCTGGACTCCTCGAAGTACGCGGTCCAGATCGCCAGGGCCCGCGCGTTCCTGGCCTCCCGGCAGAACGGTGACGGCGGCTTCGACATCGCCAAGGGCGGCCAGCCCGGCTCCGACGTCCGCGCCTCCACCCAGGCCCTCGGCGGAACCACCGGCATCTCCTTCGGCACTCTGGCGCGCAGCCTCGAGGGCACCGCTCCGGAGCCCCTGCCCAGCACCTCGGTCCTGCCTTCGGCCTCGCCCTCCGCCTCGCCGACCGCACCCGTCATCGTGACCCCGGGCGAGGACGCGGGCGCCGCGGGCTCCTCCGGCGGCAGCGGTTCGGGCGGCGGGGGCGCGCTCGCCTCCACCGGCCCCCGGGTCGGCGGCCTCGCGGCCGCGGCCCTGGTCCTGGCCCTGGGCGGCTGGGGCCTCACCCGCGCGGCGAAGCGCCGCCGCGAGAACACCGGGAGCCGGGCATGA
- a CDS encoding TetR/AcrR family transcriptional regulator, with translation MTGSASSASSTSASASASSASASGGGSSRKLEKQIAMASASCGVFGREGYARASVDTLAAAAGVSTRTLYNHFPGGKAELFRTVVTWTSTRVRDAQIARIDALLDPERPPHPDDLERDLGALAHAFVGLMSDYPDHFALVRHIHAEADHVPPELLEAWTNAGPGPVGRALGDAMAGLAAAGLLDVHGDPAMAGAHFMALVSHSLVQLTHYGVLPLPQEQVDRLVTGGVAAFLRAYRAA, from the coding sequence ATGACCGGCAGCGCCAGCAGTGCCAGCAGCACCAGTGCCAGCGCCAGCGCCAGCAGCGCCAGTGCCAGCGGCGGCGGCAGCAGCAGGAAGCTGGAGAAGCAGATCGCCATGGCGAGCGCCTCCTGTGGCGTCTTCGGCCGCGAGGGCTACGCGCGCGCCTCCGTCGACACCCTGGCCGCCGCGGCCGGCGTGTCGACCCGCACGCTCTACAACCACTTCCCGGGCGGCAAGGCGGAGCTCTTCCGCACCGTCGTCACCTGGACCTCGACCCGCGTCCGCGACGCGCAGATCGCCCGCATCGACGCCCTCCTCGACCCGGAGCGCCCGCCCCACCCCGACGACCTGGAACGCGATCTGGGCGCCCTGGCCCACGCCTTCGTCGGCCTCATGTCCGACTACCCGGACCACTTCGCGCTCGTCCGCCACATCCACGCCGAAGCCGACCACGTACCGCCCGAGCTGCTGGAGGCGTGGACGAACGCCGGCCCGGGCCCGGTCGGGCGCGCGCTCGGCGACGCGATGGCGGGCCTGGCCGCCGCCGGCCTGCTCGACGTGCACGGAGACCCGGCCATGGCGGGCGCCCACTTCATGGCGCTGGTCTCCCACTCGCTCGTGCAACTCACCCACTACGGAGTCCTCCCGCTGCCCCAGGAGCAGGTGGACCGCCTGGTCACGGGAGGGGTCGCCGCGTTCCTGCGGGCCTACCGCGCGGCCTGA
- a CDS encoding ABC transporter permease, translating to MSPPRLGPRDVFHVGSAGLRSRPMRVFLSALGIAIGIATMIAVVGISSSSQAKLLQELDKLGTNMMVATASPPMFSGQDTSLPEDAPGMIARIDGVESVGATGDVKESVRRSENIPKEETSGIALKAAKGDLLETLRARMGSGSWLNDATGRYPSVVLGHVTAERLGITGPGAQVFIGGQYFTVIGILDPIPLAPEIERSALIGWDAARTLLGFDGHPTSVYERSADDRVQEVRGLLGKAANPQTPSAVSVTDPSAALQAKAATEGAFSTLLLGLGGIALLVGGVGVANTMIISVLERRHEIGLRRSLGATKGQIRIQFVTESLLLSGLGGLAGIALGGAATAVYAQAGDLPWVVPLWAVTGGFAATLAIGTVAGLYPAVRAAGLSPTLALQAG from the coding sequence CTGTCCCCGCCGCGCCTGGGCCCCCGCGACGTGTTCCACGTCGGATCCGCCGGCCTGCGCTCCCGGCCCATGCGCGTGTTCCTGTCCGCGCTCGGGATCGCGATCGGCATCGCGACGATGATCGCGGTGGTGGGCATCTCCTCGTCCAGCCAGGCCAAGCTGCTCCAGGAACTCGACAAGCTCGGCACGAACATGATGGTCGCGACCGCCAGCCCGCCGATGTTCTCGGGACAGGACACCAGCCTGCCCGAGGACGCCCCGGGCATGATCGCCCGTATCGACGGGGTCGAATCGGTCGGCGCGACGGGGGACGTGAAGGAGTCCGTCCGCCGCAGCGAGAACATCCCGAAGGAGGAGACCAGCGGCATCGCCCTCAAGGCGGCCAAGGGCGACCTCCTCGAGACGCTCCGCGCCCGGATGGGCAGCGGGAGCTGGCTCAACGACGCCACGGGCCGCTACCCGTCCGTCGTCCTCGGGCACGTCACCGCCGAGCGCCTGGGCATCACCGGGCCGGGCGCGCAGGTCTTCATCGGCGGCCAGTACTTCACCGTCATCGGCATCCTCGACCCGATCCCCCTCGCACCGGAGATCGAGCGCTCGGCGCTGATCGGCTGGGATGCCGCGAGGACCCTGCTGGGCTTCGACGGCCACCCCACCTCCGTCTACGAGCGCTCGGCGGACGACCGCGTCCAGGAGGTACGCGGGCTCCTGGGCAAGGCGGCCAACCCCCAGACGCCGAGCGCGGTCTCGGTCACGGACCCGTCGGCGGCCCTGCAGGCGAAGGCCGCCACCGAGGGCGCCTTCAGCACGCTGCTCCTCGGCCTCGGCGGCATCGCCCTGCTGGTGGGCGGTGTCGGGGTGGCCAACACCATGATCATCTCGGTCCTGGAGCGCCGCCACGAGATCGGCCTGCGCCGCTCCCTCGGCGCGACCAAGGGCCAGATCCGCATCCAGTTCGTCACGGAGTCCCTGCTCCTGTCGGGCCTGGGCGGCCTGGCCGGCATCGCCCTGGGAGGCGCGGCCACGGCGGTGTACGCCCAGGCCGGCGACCTCCCCTGGGTGGTCCCCCTCTGGGCGGTAACGGGCGGCTTCGCCGCAACCCTGGCCATCGGCACGGTGGCGGGCCTCTACCCGGCGGTCCGCGCGGCAGGCCTGTCCCCGACGCTGGCGCTCCAGGCGGGGTAG
- a CDS encoding transposase has product MVPAEADAEGEGEADSEADAEGVGDADSEEVGVGVPHPLGGWQARMVEIDTGLAPGTSEPREGFGLGTTLAQRCAAMSARLAVAGIRCSAHTLADKRRMWKAAGENPAVLLPRLRDKRPGGFTDPRCLAAMEEVVTRRARESDVTVELIREEVEDLLRSRYAAELGDPAVAAMLLPSRSTFYLRMKESGLADALGRPTRARAALACTPPLPHGGRGAVLRPGQVTQVDTTPLRILACGDDGRPTAAEMTALIDVASHSVCALMITPSRTGDAASGQVGRAMRAIDLTLMLAQAFAPWPVMPGWDPLSAAAASSLPFGALRAADERFSEATAARPVIRPELIVYDQGSPYVSEHFTSVCDRMRIARRPARKKTPADKPLVEHFFTTLAHRFSQYVQHGWQGRSHKKRGHGIERMPLFTIAELQQMAQEWVALDYQQTPDAGLRDPLRPGVVLSPNDMYAVQVARSGYRPVPLTAAQNRFFLLPRWVIPGKSGFMINYRTYQPVAQDAGHYREVFLRGGSKLPGRGDRWECRFNPYRPERVWLHDHTAGNWVTCDFRLRHLLHDPWSADMWQEHAEQHRAAGGSERDEEAIALALAQRERRRRSSRPPSKRTGAEPSFRGVELETEQLAPDPYAGLEEYDLSTLRPRPGLPISPLAPPPADRTPDTAGPGARKREGTQAPHPLTALFVPSGCEAGGPPHADVGLTPAEEYEAVEAELLDDLGAGTDSGSDEDVIDAWEA; this is encoded by the coding sequence GTGGTCCCCGCCGAGGCCGACGCGGAGGGCGAGGGCGAGGCCGACTCGGAGGCGGACGCCGAGGGGGTGGGGGACGCCGACTCCGAGGAGGTCGGGGTCGGCGTCCCCCACCCCCTCGGCGGGTGGCAGGCCCGCATGGTGGAGATCGACACCGGTCTGGCTCCCGGTACGAGCGAGCCGCGGGAAGGGTTCGGGCTGGGGACGACGCTGGCCCAGCGATGCGCCGCGATGTCGGCGCGTCTGGCCGTCGCCGGCATCCGCTGCTCCGCCCACACTCTCGCCGACAAGCGGCGCATGTGGAAAGCGGCTGGGGAGAACCCGGCCGTCCTGCTGCCCCGGCTGCGGGACAAGCGGCCTGGCGGCTTCACCGACCCGCGGTGTCTGGCGGCCATGGAAGAGGTGGTGACACGGCGTGCACGCGAGTCGGATGTGACCGTCGAGCTGATCCGCGAGGAAGTGGAAGACCTGCTGCGTTCGCGGTACGCCGCAGAACTCGGCGATCCGGCTGTCGCGGCGATGCTGCTGCCTTCTCGTTCCACCTTCTACCTGCGGATGAAGGAGTCTGGTCTGGCTGATGCCCTGGGCCGGCCGACACGGGCCCGGGCCGCACTGGCCTGCACCCCGCCCCTCCCCCACGGTGGGCGCGGGGCCGTGCTGAGGCCGGGGCAGGTCACCCAGGTCGACACCACGCCGCTGCGGATCCTCGCCTGCGGCGACGACGGGCGGCCCACCGCCGCGGAGATGACCGCGCTCATCGATGTGGCCAGCCACAGCGTGTGCGCACTGATGATCACTCCCAGCCGTACGGGGGACGCGGCGAGCGGGCAGGTCGGCCGGGCGATGCGGGCGATCGACTTGACCTTGATGCTGGCGCAGGCCTTCGCGCCCTGGCCGGTGATGCCCGGCTGGGACCCTCTGAGTGCGGCCGCCGCCTCCAGCCTGCCGTTCGGGGCGCTGCGGGCGGCGGACGAGCGGTTCAGCGAGGCCACGGCCGCCCGCCCGGTCATCCGTCCTGAGCTGATCGTCTACGACCAGGGCAGCCCCTATGTGAGTGAGCACTTCACGTCAGTCTGCGACCGGATGCGCATCGCGCGGCGCCCGGCACGCAAGAAGACCCCGGCCGACAAGCCGCTCGTCGAGCACTTCTTCACCACCCTCGCGCATCGCTTCAGCCAGTACGTGCAGCATGGCTGGCAGGGCCGCAGCCATAAGAAGCGCGGCCACGGTATCGAGCGCATGCCGCTGTTCACGATCGCCGAGCTCCAGCAGATGGCCCAGGAATGGGTGGCGCTGGACTATCAGCAGACTCCCGATGCGGGGCTGCGAGACCCGCTGCGGCCCGGGGTCGTGCTGTCTCCCAACGACATGTATGCCGTCCAGGTGGCCCGTAGCGGGTACCGGCCGGTGCCGCTCACCGCCGCCCAGAACCGCTTTTTCCTGCTGCCCCGCTGGGTCATTCCCGGCAAGAGCGGGTTCATGATCAACTACAGGACCTATCAGCCCGTCGCACAGGACGCCGGACACTACCGCGAGGTCTTCCTGCGTGGCGGCTCGAAACTGCCCGGCCGCGGGGACCGTTGGGAATGCCGCTTCAACCCCTACCGGCCCGAGCGGGTATGGCTGCATGACCACACGGCGGGGAACTGGGTCACGTGCGATTTCCGGCTGCGCCACCTGCTCCACGACCCGTGGAGCGCGGACATGTGGCAGGAGCACGCCGAGCAGCACCGCGCGGCAGGCGGCAGCGAGCGGGACGAGGAGGCGATCGCCCTGGCCCTGGCGCAGCGCGAACGCCGCCGCCGCAGTAGCAGGCCTCCCTCGAAGCGCACCGGAGCCGAACCGTCTTTCCGAGGTGTCGAGTTGGAAACTGAGCAGCTGGCCCCGGACCCCTACGCAGGTCTGGAGGAGTACGACCTTTCGACCCTGCGGCCCCGCCCGGGACTGCCCATCTCCCCTCTGGCTCCCCCGCCTGCGGACAGGACCCCAGACACGGCCGGGCCTGGGGCCAGGAAGCGAGAGGGCACGCAGGCTCCGCACCCGCTCACGGCCCTCTTCGTCCCCTCCGGCTGCGAGGCCGGCGGCCCGCCCCACGCCGACGTCGGCCTGACGCCGGCCGAGGAGTACGAGGCCGTCGAGGCCGAGCTCCTCGACGACCTCGGCGCTGGTACGGACAGCGGCAGCGACGAGGACGTCATCGACGCGTGGGAGGCGTAG
- a CDS encoding LPXTG cell wall anchor domain-containing protein, with product MGVSTNVSGGSAGGSGGGLANTGADAGTVGLLGAGLVATGGAAVWWARRRGLLTFSGN from the coding sequence GTGGGCGTCTCCACCAACGTCTCGGGCGGCTCCGCGGGCGGTTCCGGAGGCGGCCTCGCCAACACCGGCGCGGACGCCGGCACGGTGGGTCTGCTCGGCGCCGGCCTCGTCGCCACCGGCGGCGCGGCCGTCTGGTGGGCCCGCCGCCGCGGCCTGCTGACCTTCTCGGGCAACTGA
- a CDS encoding DHA2 family efflux MFS transporter permease subunit: MSTRHKTRPIPESTEPTPASPLTTRQLRRTAGVVIVGSVMSVLDMTIVNVALHRLSDAFHSPLATIQWTAGAYTLALAAVIPVAPWAIGRIGAKRTYLTALALFTLGSLLAACAWDAGSLIAFRAVQGLGGGLLMPVGMAMVMRGADPARLGRVMALLGLPIIVGPVIGPVLGGWLIDVASWQWIFLVNLPVGAVALALAAKLLRPDAPRGGSSAQDPAEAEAAARAPGLDVPGLLMLSPGLALLLFGLARGAEQGTLTAPGAFLPALIGATLVAAFGRRALTAREPLLDLRLLRDPTFGVGVATLALFTCGYFGSMLLGPMYWQQARGTTATAAGMLGAPVGLVVGLTMQIASRRIDKVSPRRLIRAGIATGALGMALTALQTGTADVAAWRVVAASMVMGVGAGMVLMPTMATASRDLPKDRMTAASTILSINAQIWASVGTALTSVTLSSVGTTPAGFRTTYAIAAVLLALALLPATRLPTRHPRANQSGESET, translated from the coding sequence ATGAGCACACGGCACAAGACCCGCCCGATACCGGAATCCACGGAACCCACGCCCGCCTCCCCTCTCACGACACGCCAACTCCGCCGCACCGCGGGCGTCGTGATCGTCGGCTCGGTCATGTCCGTACTCGACATGACGATCGTCAACGTCGCCCTGCACCGCCTCTCCGACGCCTTCCACTCACCGCTGGCGACGATCCAGTGGACGGCCGGCGCGTACACGCTCGCGCTCGCCGCCGTCATCCCGGTCGCGCCCTGGGCCATCGGGCGGATCGGCGCCAAGCGCACCTACCTGACCGCCCTCGCCCTGTTCACGCTCGGGTCACTGCTCGCCGCGTGCGCCTGGGACGCCGGCAGCCTCATCGCCTTCCGGGCGGTACAGGGCCTCGGCGGCGGGCTGCTCATGCCCGTCGGGATGGCCATGGTGATGCGCGGCGCGGACCCGGCCCGGCTCGGGCGGGTGATGGCGCTGCTCGGGCTCCCGATCATCGTCGGGCCCGTGATCGGCCCGGTCCTGGGCGGCTGGCTGATCGACGTGGCGTCCTGGCAGTGGATCTTCCTGGTCAACCTGCCCGTCGGGGCGGTGGCGCTGGCGCTCGCCGCGAAGCTGCTGCGCCCCGACGCCCCGCGCGGCGGGTCTTCGGCCCAGGACCCGGCCGAGGCCGAGGCCGCGGCCCGGGCCCCCGGGCTGGACGTGCCCGGCCTGCTGATGCTCTCGCCGGGCCTCGCCCTCCTCCTCTTCGGCCTCGCCCGAGGCGCCGAGCAGGGCACCCTCACCGCCCCCGGCGCGTTCCTGCCCGCCCTCATCGGCGCCACGCTCGTGGCCGCCTTCGGCCGCCGCGCGCTGACGGCCCGCGAGCCGCTGCTCGACCTGAGGCTGCTGCGCGACCCCACCTTCGGCGTCGGGGTCGCCACCCTCGCCCTGTTCACCTGCGGCTACTTCGGCTCGATGCTGCTCGGCCCGATGTACTGGCAGCAGGCGCGCGGCACGACCGCGACGGCGGCGGGGATGCTGGGTGCGCCGGTCGGCCTCGTCGTCGGCCTGACCATGCAGATCGCCTCGCGGCGCATCGACAAGGTCTCGCCGCGCCGGCTGATCCGGGCCGGGATCGCGACGGGCGCGCTGGGCATGGCCCTGACCGCGCTCCAGACGGGTACCGCCGACGTGGCGGCCTGGCGGGTCGTCGCCGCCTCGATGGTCATGGGCGTCGGCGCCGGCATGGTCCTGATGCCGACGATGGCCACCGCGAGCCGCGACCTCCCGAAGGACCGCATGACCGCGGCGAGCACGATCCTGAGCATCAACGCGCAGATCTGGGCCTCGGTGGGAACCGCGCTCACCTCCGTGACCCTGAGCTCGGTGGGCACGACCCCGGCCGGCTTCCGGACCACGTACGCGATCGCCGCCGTCCTGCTGGCCCTCGCCCTCCTGCCGGCGACCCGCCTCCCCACCCGCCACCCGAGAGCGAACCAGAGTGGTGAGTCGGAGACGTGA
- a CDS encoding phosphate ABC transporter ATP-binding protein, translating to MTQTLSLPTLPATGASTLDARDVSAWFGGRKVLNRVSLTMPGGQVTALIGPSGCGKSTFLRILNRMHELIPGAELAGEVLLDGEDVYARGRRLTDARRRIGMVFQKPNPFPAMSVYDNVTAGLKLTGTRASGAEKDVLVEECLTKAGLWKEVRDRLRQPGGALSGGQQQRLCIARSLAVRPRILLMDEPCSALDPTSTRRIEETIRELADEVTIVIVTHNMQQAARVSDQCAFFLAAQGTPGQIVEHGPTQAMFSTPADPRTSDYVQGRFG from the coding sequence ATGACGCAGACGCTCTCCCTCCCCACGCTCCCCGCCACCGGTGCCTCCACCCTCGACGCCCGTGACGTCTCGGCGTGGTTCGGCGGTCGCAAGGTCCTCAACCGGGTCTCCCTGACGATGCCCGGCGGCCAGGTCACGGCCCTGATCGGCCCCTCGGGCTGCGGGAAGTCCACCTTCCTGCGGATCCTGAACCGCATGCACGAGCTGATCCCGGGCGCGGAGCTGGCGGGCGAGGTCCTGCTCGACGGCGAGGACGTGTACGCCCGGGGCCGCCGGCTCACCGACGCGCGCCGCCGGATCGGCATGGTCTTCCAGAAGCCGAACCCCTTCCCGGCGATGTCGGTCTACGACAACGTCACGGCGGGCCTCAAACTGACGGGCACCCGCGCCTCGGGAGCCGAGAAGGACGTCCTGGTCGAGGAGTGCCTCACCAAGGCGGGCCTGTGGAAGGAGGTCCGCGACCGCTTGCGCCAGCCGGGCGGAGCCCTCTCGGGCGGCCAGCAGCAGCGCCTGTGCATCGCCCGGTCCCTGGCGGTGCGCCCGCGGATCCTCCTGATGGACGAACCCTGCTCGGCCCTGGACCCGACCTCCACGCGCCGCATCGAGGAGACCATCCGCGAGCTGGCCGACGAGGTGACCATCGTCATCGTGACGCACAACATGCAGCAGGCGGCCCGGGTGTCCGACCAGTGCGCCTTCTTCCTCGCGGCCCAGGGCACGCCCGGCCAGATCGTGGAGCACGGCCCCACGCAGGCCATGTTCTCCACCCCGGCCGACCCCCGCACCTCGGACTACGTCCAGGGCCGCTTCGGCTGA